Part of the Nicotiana sylvestris chromosome 5, ASM39365v2, whole genome shotgun sequence genome is shown below.
TGCAATTTCAGGGAGATGCCTCTAACAGGTCCCTTCTGAATGCGCTTCATAAGGTGGGTGGAGAACCCAGCAATCTTGTTGCGTAGACGCTTTGAAGGAATTATGGCAACTTCCTCCAAGATCTTCTTGTTGGTGTGGAAATCCAAGGTCATTTTTGAGTAGTACTTCTCAATTACCTGTCTAGATGACTTCTTCACGGTCTTGGTGCGTACACGACCCATCCTCGCTGATTCTTCTTGCTACGAACCCTGTTAAATATATGAAATAAGAAAATCTACTTAGACACGGTTCTTCATAAAAATCAGGATACTGTATCAGATCATTGTGAATCAATCAATCTCAATGTACCAAATAAAAGTCAAGCATATCAATCAATCAACTATGCCTCAATTGCAAACAAAGTTGGGGTCAACTAATTGAATCCTTTGTGACTACTCGCTTTCTACTCGGGCCTAAATAATTCCAATATTTCTTTGCTTGTAAATTATTGCCTTTTAAAGAAAATAAGATCTCTTTAAAAGTAGAGGTTCTCTAAATCTCTCACTTGTCCCTACACAGGGACACAAATCTTTACCTATGAAGAATATACAGCAAAAAAATATCATCAACGATCAAACATGGGTGGGTGTATTTGTATAAACCAATAAAAATCAAGAAAAGAACTACGGAAAAAGTCAAAACCCAAAAAACTCATATCGTGGGTTTTACACATATCCTTGATAAACTTGTTGAAATTCTTAAGCAGCTTTTATAATGCTACACTTTAATTAAAGAGATCTAAATGAGAATTTCCCTT
Proteins encoded:
- the LOC104211492 gene encoding small ribosomal subunit protein eS17: MGRVRTKTVKKSSRQVIEKYYSKMTLDFHTNKKILEEVAIIPSKRLRNKIAGFSTHLMKRIQKGPVRGISLKLQEEERERRMDFVPDESAIKTDLIEVDKETLDMLSALGMSDLPGVVKQAAEPQAVAALPTYGRGAGGFGGRKY